In Glycine soja cultivar W05 chromosome 10, ASM419377v2, whole genome shotgun sequence, the genomic stretch TTCTAAACACATGCAAAAAGTGTACTTAGGATGACCTTTATCGGTCTTATTTTATGCAAAACAGACCCATTAGTAAGTAATTAGCAGCAACTTTATACAACAACAAAAGTTGTACACAGTGAATGCAcattcaaataattttcttgATGAAAAGAATACCTCTTTTTTGATAAGAAAATTGATGCCGCTTAGATTTTGTAACCCTGCAAAGCAAACacgaaatcaataaaaaaattggagaaaaaaaatgtaaaggtACTAACTGTGCATAAGGATAGAGTTAGTGCAAAACTTACCACCCAATGAGGCCATGGTCTTCTGAGGCGTGTGGCTGGAGTGAGGATTTTGGACAAAGGTCTACCCATTCCTTACAGGGCAATATAAACAAGAAAGTGTGTTAGTACAATTCCAATGTTGTAGTACACTAAGTTGTGCAGGTACGACCAGCACAGCCCCATCAGTACAAATTCTACGTTATTATTATATCTTTATCGATtagtatctatatattattacataATTATATCATATATTAATTGTACGGCTCACACAAAAGTTTAAATTATCCAATTAGAGTATCTCGGATGAATGCTTAATTTCTTAAATGTGcttattaacttatttttgtgGACTTTATACTACCGCATcagatttaaaaattataacaaaatagaACTTCAAAACTAATTTCTTAACTAATTTTTGTGGACCATACCgtgtgtttttatatttttatttcagttaatttattgagaaaaaagttatagagtaactttttttaaagaatcattgatcataatgataattttgataatctttaaaattattatcttaaaataattaatgataatttgtgattgaatgataatataaagtCTTTCTGTGCATAtgcattttattataattttataacaataaatatgtaaaaattgaaaaatatttaaaaatactacaaaattattttatttatggaaataaactaaaaataatgaaaaatgcataccatttcattaataaaaaattagtggctagtttataaataaaattaaaatataaaataataattttttattataatggtTTATTTTTATCCGtatcaattaaacataaatttacAACACTCACACAcccatttgataaaaaaaaaaaatacccccACATCTTATTTAACCAGTGAACTAGATCTCCTTCCTATAATGGTTAGTTTATAATGCAAATTAATTTCCGTTGTAAACTAATTAGAATATAGccaattatataattttctttataatgactgacttattaaaaaaaaagatgctaATCCACTGTGAGAGGAGGATTAGCTATAACAAAAATGCTCTAAAAATTGCCCATTCTACTACTAGACTTCATTTCCCATGACATTAACGCTGAAACAATCAGACTCTAAAATGATTAAACTTTGTTGGATAAAGGTTCAGAACGCATATAAAGAATCTTTGatggaaaaacaaaagagaggTACAAATTATATTGTggcttgtattttttatttttttttgttcttaggTCATCTTGtggcttgtattttttttttttttttcttaggtcATCTTGTGGCTTGTATATCAACACATGAGTTAACACTAGTGTAAACTTGCACAATTATCATTACTCAAAAATAAAACGTGGGTTtttattaatacttttttattcaaataaatatacggctaaaaatattaaacataaatattcttaaacattttaaaacaccttttttttttgtagatgctgtccttagttttttattttttattttaatcggCGAGATGTTGTCCATAGTGAAAGGTGATCTCTGCATAGTGAAAGGTGATTTCTGAATGAGTAACAAGATCACCCCTACCTCAAAGGCAGAGCATATGAACGTGCATAACATTTTCATGAGGGATCAATATGCTACGGTTGTTACAGATAAAACAATATGAATGTGCATGTCCTTTAAATATGTTCAACAATCATGTACAACGTGTGCTGTATATGACTCTTCCAAACCAAGCAAAActgccactttttttttctctctcgaattaatataacaaaatatgaaaataatacataaaaaaaaagaaagtttcaTAGATGCTCAAATCTTCATCATCCCATATATAGCAGCCATAGGAGCAATATAAACTAGATGAAGTGCATCCCTTGCAGGATTTGCCGCTCCTGCCGAAAAATGTGTGTTCTTCTTTGATGAAGGAGACTGTGGAAGTGTGGCGGTGTTTTGATCTGATCCAGCCACAGCCTTAGGTGCTAGAGTTGGTGCTAGTGATTTATCGTCGCCTTGGACATGAGCATGAAGTTTCATCCCTCCAAGGCAATACAACTTGTTTCCAGATACAAAATACCTGTCTCCAGCTCTCGTCAATGGCACTGTTGTGTTCCCATTTCCATGAGTTGCTAAAGCATTGGTGGTGTTGCATGTGTTGAAGTTTTCTTTTGTAACCTCTTCTACACTTTGGCCTGATGAATATTGGAAAactggaaggaaaaaaaataaattctcaaAGA encodes the following:
- the LOC114370779 gene encoding stellacyanin-like → MEKLLLVYSLLFSLVIITCSATTYTVGDSSGWDISTNLDAWIADKNFRVGDALVFQYSSGQSVEEVTKENFNTCNTTNALATHGNGNTTVPLTRAGDRYFVSGNKLYCLGGMKLHAHVQGDDKSLAPTLAPKAVAGSDQNTATLPQSPSSKKNTHFSAGAANPARDALHLVYIAPMAAIYGMMKI